Proteins encoded in a region of the Pseudomonas syringae KCTC 12500 genome:
- a CDS encoding DUF1624 domain-containing protein has product MTTAVHSNRAPASRLRSIDALRGLIILFMLLDHVRETFFMHHQVIDPMDVTTTAPELFFSRTLAHLCAPLFVLLTGLSAFLYGEKHQGKTDVAAFLLKRGLFLIALEFTLVSFAWTFQFPPTIIYLQVIWAIGLSMVALSLMVFLPRWALVLIGVVIIAGHNLLDTVHFGVESAMHVPWAILHDRGWIEASDNLRLRTSYPLLPWIGIIALGYAAGPWFSSSYDAAKRRANLWKCGAGALLGFVVLRLINGYGEKPWSVGDSGIQTLMSFFNITKYPPSLLFICLTLGIGLLILIAFERSQEKSWLRPLVVLGSAPMFFYLLHLYVLKILYLIALAIWGTNQGTYFGFDHMWGVWLTSVVLALLLFPAVRWFAALKARRRDISWLKYF; this is encoded by the coding sequence ATGACAACAGCTGTTCACTCAAACCGGGCACCCGCATCACGACTGCGCTCAATCGATGCTCTGCGCGGGCTGATCATTCTTTTCATGTTGCTGGACCATGTCCGCGAAACGTTCTTCATGCACCACCAGGTCATCGACCCGATGGACGTCACAACCACCGCGCCCGAGCTGTTTTTCAGCCGGACGCTGGCGCATTTGTGTGCGCCACTGTTCGTCCTGCTGACCGGGCTTTCTGCGTTCCTCTATGGCGAGAAACACCAGGGCAAAACCGACGTTGCGGCGTTCCTGCTCAAGCGCGGTCTGTTTCTGATTGCGCTGGAGTTCACGCTGGTGAGCTTTGCCTGGACCTTCCAGTTCCCGCCGACCATCATCTACCTGCAAGTGATTTGGGCCATCGGCCTGAGCATGGTCGCGCTGTCGCTGATGGTGTTTCTGCCGCGCTGGGCGCTGGTGCTCATCGGCGTGGTGATCATCGCCGGGCATAACCTGCTGGACACGGTGCATTTCGGTGTCGAGTCGGCCATGCACGTGCCGTGGGCGATTCTGCACGACCGTGGCTGGATCGAGGCTTCCGATAACCTGCGCTTGCGTACGTCTTATCCGTTGTTGCCGTGGATCGGCATCATCGCACTGGGCTACGCCGCAGGCCCCTGGTTCTCAAGCAGCTACGATGCGGCGAAACGCCGTGCGAATCTGTGGAAGTGTGGGGCAGGGGCGTTGCTGGGCTTCGTGGTTCTGCGCCTGATCAACGGCTACGGTGAAAAGCCGTGGAGCGTCGGCGACAGCGGTATACAGACGCTCATGAGCTTCTTCAACATCACCAAATACCCGCCCTCGCTGCTGTTCATCTGCCTGACGCTGGGGATTGGTCTGCTGATCCTCATCGCCTTCGAACGCAGTCAGGAGAAAAGCTGGTTAAGGCCGCTAGTGGTGCTCGGTTCGGCGCCGATGTTTTTCTACCTGCTGCACCTTTACGTGCTGAAGATCCTCTACCTGATTGCCTTGGCGATCTGGGGCACCAATCAGGGCACGTACTTCGGTTTCGACCACATGTGGGGCGTCTGGCTGACCTCGGTGGTACTGGCCTTACTGCTGTTCCCGGCGGTGCGCTGGTTCGCCGCGCTCAAGGCTCGTCGTCGCGATATCAGCTGGCTGAAATACTTCTAA
- the folE2 gene encoding GTP cyclohydrolase FolE2 — MNKPLPDVALTEISPALVSLDWVGMQGVEVPIRLAEASIRHPVHAHVDLQVDLADPSVKGIHMSRLYRLLDGYAERQIVSPDTLAALLEAMVESHLDCHSSHARLKLSFNLLCRRPALITEGLSGWKSYPVTLDATWHAGRLCLDSSVDVTYSSTCPCSAALSRQLLEEAFAARFGRQSFVDPMQVAAWLRENASFATPHSQRSVATVQVRVAEQAAELGLMKLIDSVEQALGTPVQTAVKRADEQAFARLNGQNLMYVEDAARKVQQALEGRYAASSVSVRHFESLHPHDAAAQTSNYLS, encoded by the coding sequence ATGAACAAACCTCTCCCGGATGTTGCCCTGACGGAAATTTCCCCGGCGCTGGTGTCACTCGACTGGGTCGGCATGCAAGGTGTGGAAGTGCCGATCAGACTGGCTGAAGCGAGCATTCGTCATCCTGTTCACGCGCATGTCGATCTGCAGGTCGATCTGGCCGACCCGAGCGTCAAGGGTATCCACATGTCGCGGCTCTATCGGTTGCTCGACGGCTATGCCGAGCGCCAGATCGTCAGCCCGGATACGCTGGCTGCCTTGCTGGAAGCCATGGTCGAGAGCCACCTCGACTGTCACTCCAGCCACGCCCGACTCAAGCTGAGCTTCAATCTGCTGTGCCGTCGTCCGGCGTTGATCACCGAAGGGCTCAGCGGCTGGAAATCCTACCCTGTGACGCTCGATGCCACCTGGCATGCCGGTCGGTTGTGTCTCGACAGTTCGGTGGATGTCACCTACTCGTCCACCTGTCCGTGCTCGGCTGCATTGTCTCGCCAATTGCTGGAAGAGGCATTCGCGGCGCGCTTCGGCAGGCAGTCATTTGTCGATCCGATGCAGGTCGCCGCCTGGTTACGCGAGAACGCATCGTTTGCCACGCCGCACAGCCAACGCAGCGTTGCGACGGTGCAGGTGCGGGTGGCGGAGCAGGCGGCTGAACTGGGGCTGATGAAGCTGATCGATAGCGTCGAGCAGGCGCTGGGCACTCCGGTGCAAACCGCCGTCAAGCGCGCCGACGAACAGGCCTTCGCACGGCTCAACGGCCAGAACCTGATGTACGTCGAAGACGCTGCGCGCAAGGTCCAGCAAGCACTCGAGGGCCGCTATGCAGCTTCCAGCGTCAGCGTTCGTCACTTCGAAAGCCTGCACCCGCACGATGCCGCTGCCCAGACTTCCAACTACCTGTCCTGA
- a CDS encoding carbonic anhydrase, translated as MIRKNPSGHLPVIAESAYIDKTAIICGKVIIKDNVFVGPYAVIRADEVDATGDMEPIVIGANSNIQDGVVIHSKSGAAVTIGEFTSIAHRSIVHGPCIVGDRVFIGFNSVLFNCQVGNGSVVRHNSVVDGRDLPEHFYVPSTTRIGPGTDLSQFPPVSISASEFSEDVAHTNIDLVRGYKALQNEF; from the coding sequence GTGATCCGTAAAAATCCTTCCGGCCATCTGCCGGTCATTGCCGAGTCCGCCTACATCGATAAAACCGCGATCATCTGCGGCAAGGTGATCATCAAGGACAACGTGTTTGTCGGGCCCTACGCCGTGATCCGCGCCGACGAAGTCGATGCCACCGGAGACATGGAACCGATCGTCATCGGTGCCAATTCCAACATTCAGGATGGCGTGGTTATCCATTCGAAATCAGGTGCTGCTGTCACCATCGGCGAGTTCACCTCGATTGCCCATCGCTCCATCGTGCACGGACCTTGCATAGTTGGAGATCGCGTGTTCATCGGGTTCAATAGCGTGTTGTTCAATTGCCAGGTCGGCAACGGCAGTGTGGTCAGGCACAACTCGGTAGTCGACGGTCGCGATTTGCCGGAGCACTTTTACGTGCCGTCCACCACACGGATCGGGCCGGGCACTGACCTTTCGCAATTTCCACCGGTGAGCATTTCGGCTTCGGAGTTTTCCGAAGATGTGGCGCACACCAATATTGATCTGGTACGCGGCTACAAAGCGCTTCAGAACGAGTTTTGA
- a CDS encoding LysR substrate-binding domain-containing protein produces the protein MQLYGVQSTALRYFLEVARCGSISEASIRLNVASSAVSRQISKLERELDAVLFERQARGMMLSEAGVRLAAYARKSQLEAEQVVLEITELQGLQRGHVRIACSEGFALDFLPQCIARFRRQYQGIHFSMEVCAPAQATERVRSGDADLCLTFSLTPQNEIKVEHIHSGAICAVVSHNHPLAARKEVTLAELQPYAIALTNTDTTLRQLFDICCGVQGLLFDPVLTSNYIGALLRFVREEGGISLSSEMTLDKRAHEKQLKSLPISDDGMKARRIELQSMAGRNLPAAVAAFRDFLIEELAKT, from the coding sequence ATGCAACTCTACGGCGTACAGTCCACGGCCTTGCGCTACTTCCTCGAAGTGGCGCGGTGCGGATCGATCAGCGAAGCCTCGATCCGCCTCAATGTCGCGTCTTCGGCGGTCAGTCGGCAGATCAGCAAACTGGAGCGAGAGCTGGATGCGGTGCTCTTCGAGCGTCAGGCGCGCGGCATGATGCTCAGCGAGGCGGGGGTTCGCCTGGCGGCCTATGCACGCAAATCACAGCTTGAGGCCGAGCAGGTGGTACTGGAAATTACCGAGCTGCAAGGCTTGCAGCGTGGGCATGTGCGCATCGCCTGCTCGGAGGGCTTTGCCCTGGATTTTCTGCCGCAGTGCATTGCGCGTTTTCGGCGGCAGTACCAAGGCATCCATTTCTCGATGGAGGTCTGCGCCCCGGCGCAAGCCACCGAACGGGTGCGCTCGGGCGACGCTGACCTGTGCCTGACTTTCAGCCTGACGCCGCAGAACGAGATCAAGGTCGAGCACATCCACAGCGGCGCGATCTGCGCAGTGGTCAGTCATAACCATCCGCTGGCCGCACGCAAGGAGGTCACGCTGGCTGAACTGCAGCCTTACGCCATCGCCCTGACCAACACCGACACGACCTTGCGCCAGTTGTTCGATATCTGCTGCGGTGTGCAGGGCCTGCTGTTCGATCCGGTGCTGACCAGCAATTACATCGGCGCCTTGCTGCGGTTTGTTCGGGAGGAGGGCGGAATCAGCCTGTCCAGCGAGATGACGCTGGATAAACGCGCCCATGAAAAACAGCTCAAATCGCTGCCGATCAGTGACGATGGCATGAAGGCACGGCGTATCGAGTTGCAAAGCATGGCAGGGCGCAATCTGCCGGCGGCAGTCGCTGCCTTTCGTGATTTTCTGATCGAGGAGCTGGCAAAGACCTGA
- a CDS encoding ABC transporter permease, translating into MFGFLLRRLGIALCVAITVSVISFSLLHLSGDLATAIGGPEASSEQIEQIRVQYGLNKPLVTQYFEWLADVVRLDLGDSFFFQESVYNLIASRLSITLGLGAMALSIALLIAIPLGVLAAVKRDTWIDRLALSIAVLGQAMPSFWFALMLIVVFSVTLKWLPVSGNSTWAHFVMPAIALGYYATPAIMRLTRAGMLDVLNSDYIRTARAKGLRPATVLFKHALRNALIPVVALAAVEFGFMLGGSVVIETVFSLQGIGQLAWDAIARDDFPVVQAVVLLIAVIYIVLTLLADVLNALLDPRIRVK; encoded by the coding sequence ATGTTCGGATTTCTCTTGCGCCGCCTGGGCATCGCCCTGTGCGTAGCGATTACCGTGTCGGTGATCAGCTTTTCCCTGCTGCACCTGTCCGGCGATCTGGCCACTGCCATCGGTGGCCCGGAAGCCAGCAGCGAGCAGATCGAACAGATCCGGGTGCAGTACGGCCTCAACAAGCCGTTGGTTACGCAGTATTTCGAATGGCTGGCCGACGTGGTGCGTCTTGATCTGGGCGATTCGTTCTTCTTTCAGGAGTCGGTCTACAACCTGATCGCCTCGCGCCTGTCGATCACCCTCGGACTGGGAGCGATGGCCCTGAGTATTGCGCTGCTGATCGCCATTCCGCTGGGTGTGCTGGCCGCGGTGAAACGCGACACGTGGATTGATCGCCTGGCACTGAGCATCGCAGTACTGGGTCAGGCCATGCCGAGTTTCTGGTTCGCACTGATGCTGATCGTGGTGTTCTCGGTCACCCTGAAATGGCTGCCGGTATCAGGCAATTCGACCTGGGCGCACTTCGTGATGCCGGCCATCGCCCTCGGTTATTACGCCACGCCGGCGATCATGCGCCTGACCCGTGCGGGCATGCTCGACGTGCTCAATTCCGATTACATCCGCACCGCGCGGGCCAAGGGCCTGCGCCCCGCCACCGTGCTGTTCAAGCATGCGTTGCGCAACGCGCTGATTCCGGTGGTGGCCCTCGCCGCCGTGGAATTCGGCTTCATGCTCGGCGGTTCGGTGGTCATCGAAACGGTTTTCTCGCTGCAGGGCATTGGCCAGCTGGCCTGGGATGCGATTGCCCGTGACGATTTCCCGGTGGTGCAGGCGGTCGTGCTGTTGATTGCGGTGATCTACATCGTCCTCACCCTGCTGGCCGACGTGCTCAACGCACTGCTCGACCCGCGCATCCGCGTGAAATAG
- a CDS encoding ABC transporter permease: MSTTTSSPLLINDYQPPARSVWRTLRSSFAHRGFAIGAVLLLIILLGALLAPWLAPYDPYAQDVMLRMKPPVWMANGTWDYVLGTDKLGRDYLSRLLYGARISLFIGLSAALISGIIGTIMGLLAGYFGGKTDALISYLITTRLAMPVVMIALASASLIGGSLKVVIVLLGCLLWDRFAVVVRAAVQQIRDAEYVASAQALGCSTLRILASEILPNLVGALIVVATLEMAHAILLESALSFLGVGVQPPIPSWGLMIAEGKPYMFFSPWVIAIPGVALMVLVLGINLVGDGLRDLILPDGRN, from the coding sequence ATGAGCACAACCACCTCATCGCCGCTGCTGATCAACGATTACCAGCCTCCAGCGCGCAGCGTCTGGCGCACGTTGCGCAGCAGCTTCGCGCATCGCGGCTTCGCCATCGGCGCGGTACTGCTGCTGATCATCCTGCTCGGCGCACTGCTCGCCCCCTGGCTGGCCCCCTACGACCCTTATGCGCAGGACGTGATGTTGCGCATGAAACCGCCGGTGTGGATGGCCAACGGCACCTGGGACTACGTGCTGGGTACCGACAAACTGGGCCGCGATTACCTGTCACGCCTGCTCTACGGCGCACGCATCTCGCTGTTTATCGGCTTATCGGCCGCGCTGATCTCCGGAATCATCGGCACCATCATGGGTCTGCTGGCCGGCTACTTCGGCGGCAAGACCGATGCACTGATCAGCTACCTGATTACCACCCGCCTGGCGATGCCGGTGGTGATGATCGCGCTGGCCTCCGCGTCGCTGATCGGTGGCTCGCTGAAAGTGGTGATCGTGCTGCTTGGCTGCCTGCTCTGGGACCGCTTTGCCGTGGTGGTACGCGCTGCCGTGCAGCAGATTCGCGACGCTGAATACGTCGCCTCGGCCCAGGCCCTGGGCTGCTCGACGCTGCGCATTCTGGCCAGCGAAATCCTGCCCAATCTGGTCGGTGCGCTGATCGTCGTGGCTACGCTGGAAATGGCTCACGCAATCCTCCTCGAGTCGGCCCTGTCGTTTCTCGGGGTTGGCGTGCAGCCGCCCATTCCTTCATGGGGGCTGATGATCGCCGAGGGCAAACCGTACATGTTCTTTTCCCCTTGGGTCATCGCCATTCCCGGCGTCGCCCTGATGGTGCTGGTGCTGGGCATCAACCTGGTCGGTGACGGCCTGCGCGACCTGATCCTGCCCGACGGGCGCAACTGA
- a CDS encoding ABC transporter ATP-binding protein, whose product MNTAVKQVPNPSVKKDIALELCDIRREFSISRGFFKPNATLKAVDGVSLRLMRGETLGLVGESGCGKSTLAKMLLGLLAPSSGDVLVNGKHLAGTDRKEMARRIQPIFQDPYSSLNPRKTLREIVTLPLIVHGIGTPAERRQRAEAMMDVVGLPKRVIDSYPSQLSGGQRQRVAIARALVMRPDVLICDEPTSALDVSVQAQILNLLQDLKQEFGLTYLLISHNLAVIEHLADRVAVMYLGRIVEERSRESLFARPGHPYTQALLDSVLTPDPHLGIPDLGLHGTFPNPMSPPSGCAFHPRCPACMPVCKEKAPAIGRMEGGTVRCHLHDTSKPLEQMPS is encoded by the coding sequence ATGAATACCGCCGTGAAACAGGTTCCGAATCCCAGCGTCAAGAAAGACATCGCGCTGGAGCTGTGCGATATACGCCGCGAATTCAGCATCAGTCGTGGTTTTTTCAAACCCAATGCCACGCTCAAAGCCGTCGATGGTGTGTCGCTACGCCTGATGCGTGGCGAAACACTCGGGCTGGTCGGCGAATCGGGCTGCGGTAAAAGTACCCTGGCGAAGATGCTGCTGGGGCTGCTTGCGCCCAGCAGCGGCGACGTACTGGTCAACGGCAAGCACCTCGCCGGCACCGACCGCAAGGAGATGGCGCGGCGCATTCAGCCGATCTTTCAGGACCCCTACTCGTCACTCAACCCGCGCAAGACCCTGCGCGAGATCGTCACGCTGCCGCTGATCGTGCATGGCATCGGCACCCCGGCCGAACGTCGCCAGCGCGCCGAAGCGATGATGGACGTGGTCGGCTTGCCCAAGCGCGTGATCGACAGTTACCCGAGCCAGCTTTCCGGTGGCCAGCGCCAGCGTGTGGCGATTGCCCGGGCGCTGGTGATGCGCCCGGATGTGTTGATCTGCGACGAACCGACTTCGGCGCTGGACGTTTCGGTGCAAGCGCAGATCCTCAATCTGTTGCAGGACCTCAAACAGGAATTCGGCCTGACTTACCTGCTGATCAGCCACAACCTGGCCGTCATCGAACATCTGGCCGACCGCGTGGCGGTCATGTACCTGGGGCGGATCGTTGAAGAGCGCAGCCGCGAATCATTGTTCGCCCGGCCCGGCCATCCCTACACCCAGGCGTTGCTGGACTCGGTGCTGACCCCGGACCCGCATCTGGGGATTCCCGATCTGGGTTTGCACGGCACCTTTCCCAATCCCATGTCGCCGCCGTCCGGCTGCGCCTTTCATCCGCGCTGCCCGGCGTGCATGCCGGTGTGCAAGGAAAAAGCCCCGGCCATTGGCCGCATGGAAGGCGGAACCGTCCGCTGCCACCTGCACGACACCTCGAAACCTCTGGAGCAGATGCCCTCATGA
- a CDS encoding ABC transporter ATP-binding protein: MALLHVENLRVEIPLGQDTLHAVRGLDFQVERGEMLCIVGESGCGKSLTSLALMDLLPRKARRTATTLSLDGIDMLTQSERQMCDLRGNRLAMIFQEPMTSLNPAYSIGDQLSEVLTRHRKVSRKEALQRAAQMLEKVGISNASERLRQYPHQLSGGLRQRVIIAMALMCEPDVIIADEPTTALDVTIQAQILRLIRDIQKELGLAVIFITHDLGLVARIADRVAVMYAGQIVETAPAIELFENPQHPYTRGLLASIPIPGRTQPGQPLGSIPGLVPSLVGEQHGCAFRNRCPQAIPACADDIPPINSHNHMTRCLFAAAGAEPAFHLEGVPS, from the coding sequence ATGGCGCTTTTGCATGTTGAAAACCTGCGTGTCGAGATTCCTCTCGGGCAAGACACGCTGCACGCAGTGCGCGGCCTGGACTTTCAGGTCGAGCGTGGCGAAATGCTGTGCATCGTCGGCGAGTCCGGCTGCGGCAAATCCCTGACTTCGCTGGCGCTCATGGACCTGCTGCCGCGCAAGGCCCGGCGTACCGCAACGACGCTGAGCCTGGACGGCATCGACATGCTGACCCAGAGCGAGCGGCAGATGTGCGACCTGCGCGGCAACCGCCTGGCGATGATCTTTCAGGAGCCCATGACCTCGCTGAACCCGGCCTACAGCATTGGCGATCAGCTCAGCGAAGTGCTCACCCGACACCGCAAGGTGTCCCGCAAGGAGGCCCTGCAGCGCGCCGCGCAAATGCTCGAGAAAGTCGGGATCAGCAACGCGAGCGAGCGCTTGCGCCAGTACCCGCACCAATTGTCCGGAGGCCTGCGCCAGCGGGTGATCATCGCCATGGCCCTGATGTGCGAACCGGACGTGATCATCGCCGACGAACCGACCACTGCGCTGGACGTGACCATTCAGGCGCAGATCCTGCGCCTGATCCGCGACATTCAGAAGGAGCTGGGTCTGGCCGTGATCTTCATCACCCACGACCTAGGGCTGGTGGCACGTATCGCCGACCGGGTCGCGGTGATGTACGCCGGACAGATCGTCGAGACCGCCCCGGCCATCGAGTTGTTCGAGAACCCGCAACATCCCTATACCCGCGGCTTGCTGGCAAGCATACCGATCCCCGGGCGCACTCAGCCGGGCCAGCCGCTGGGGTCGATTCCGGGGCTGGTGCCCAGCCTGGTGGGCGAGCAACACGGCTGCGCATTTCGCAATCGCTGCCCGCAGGCGATCCCCGCCTGTGCCGACGACATCCCGCCGATCAATAGCCACAACCACATGACCCGCTGCCTGTTTGCCGCAGCGGGCGCCGAGCCTGCGTTTCACCTTGAGGGCGTACCGTCATGA
- a CDS encoding ABC transporter substrate-binding protein codes for MGIKGFARSIALLSLFSSFSVLAGKADDTLVYASDSEPENISPYHNDLREGVILGRLIWDNLVYRNPDNGEYQPMLATSWKQVDDTTIDFQLRQGVKFHNGDPFTADDVVFTLNYVVSPESKVVTVQNVDWIKGAEKLGDYSVRLHLKKPFPPALEYLSNAVPMFPKKYFEEVGLAGFSRKPIGTGPYKVTAIATGEGVKMDKNPDYFKDSPQGQPKIGHINFRVIADAETRLAELMTGGVDWTWRVAPDQAENLKAMPNLVVTSGATMRIGFLILDARGTSSADSPMKHLKVRQAINYAINRDGLASQLVGGESKPLQVACYPGQFGCDTTAATVYNYDPAKAKALLAEAGYPNGFETEIFAYRDRDYVEAIIGNLRAVGINAKLRYLKYAALRDQQRGGKVPMSFQAWGSFSILDTSASAGTWFKGNPDDNIKDPQVQGWLQTADNALDPQVRKDNYRKALQRISEQAYWAPLFNYSMNYAYVSDLNFKPYPDELPRFVLSSWK; via the coding sequence ATGGGAATCAAGGGTTTCGCTCGCAGCATCGCGCTATTGAGCCTGTTCAGCAGCTTCTCCGTCCTGGCCGGCAAGGCTGACGACACACTGGTCTACGCCTCGGACAGCGAACCGGAAAACATCAGCCCCTATCACAACGATTTGCGCGAAGGCGTGATCCTCGGTCGCCTGATCTGGGACAACCTGGTCTATCGCAACCCGGACAATGGCGAGTACCAACCGATGCTCGCCACCAGCTGGAAACAGGTCGACGATACGACCATCGATTTCCAGCTGCGCCAGGGCGTGAAGTTTCACAACGGCGACCCGTTTACCGCAGATGACGTGGTGTTCACCCTCAATTATGTGGTGTCTCCCGAGTCCAAGGTGGTCACGGTACAAAACGTCGACTGGATCAAGGGCGCCGAAAAACTGGGCGATTACAGCGTTCGTCTGCACCTGAAAAAGCCCTTCCCACCTGCGCTGGAATACCTCTCCAACGCCGTACCGATGTTCCCGAAAAAATATTTCGAAGAAGTCGGGCTGGCAGGCTTCAGCCGTAAACCGATCGGCACCGGGCCTTACAAGGTGACGGCCATCGCCACCGGCGAAGGCGTGAAGATGGACAAGAACCCGGACTACTTCAAGGACAGCCCTCAGGGTCAGCCAAAGATCGGGCACATCAACTTCAGGGTGATCGCCGATGCCGAAACCCGTCTGGCCGAGCTGATGACCGGTGGCGTCGACTGGACGTGGCGGGTTGCACCGGATCAGGCGGAAAACCTCAAGGCCATGCCCAATCTGGTGGTGACCAGCGGTGCGACCATGCGCATTGGCTTTCTGATTCTCGACGCGCGCGGTACCTCCAGCGCCGATTCGCCGATGAAGCACCTGAAAGTACGTCAGGCGATCAACTACGCGATCAATCGGGACGGGCTGGCTTCGCAACTGGTCGGCGGCGAAAGCAAACCGTTGCAAGTCGCCTGCTACCCTGGCCAGTTCGGTTGTGACACCACCGCCGCCACGGTCTACAACTACGACCCGGCAAAGGCCAAGGCGCTGCTCGCCGAAGCCGGCTACCCGAACGGCTTTGAAACCGAAATCTTCGCTTACCGCGACCGCGACTACGTGGAAGCCATCATCGGCAATCTGCGCGCCGTAGGCATCAACGCCAAGCTGCGCTACCTGAAGTACGCCGCCCTGCGTGATCAGCAGCGCGGCGGTAAGGTACCGATGTCGTTCCAGGCCTGGGGCTCGTTCTCGATCCTCGACACCTCGGCGTCGGCCGGCACCTGGTTCAAGGGCAACCCCGACGACAACATCAAGGACCCGCAAGTCCAGGGCTGGCTGCAGACCGCCGACAACGCGCTGGACCCGCAGGTGCGCAAGGACAACTACCGCAAGGCGTTGCAGCGCATCAGCGAGCAGGCCTACTGGGCGCCGCTGTTCAACTACTCGATGAACTACGCCTATGTCTCGGACCTGAATTTCAAGCCTTACCCGGACGAGCTGCCGCGCTTCGTGCTGTCGAGCTGGAAATAA
- a CDS encoding helix-turn-helix domain-containing protein, with amino-acid sequence MNMPTEPHPKLKLEQYLGIQIKRQRQAQELKLADVARIAGISQGMLSKIENAQVSTSLDNLSRLCDVLGMPMSKLFSQYDQQGSSALLVKADEGLEVVRRGTEKGHTYHLLNHTRGPKKSFEAYMVTMDDASEEFPTFSHPGTEFLHLLEGELIYRHGNQLYPMQAGDSLTFDGDIPHGPEQLVQVPIKLLSIMNYGAHGD; translated from the coding sequence ATGAACATGCCGACCGAACCACATCCGAAATTGAAGCTCGAGCAGTACCTGGGCATCCAGATCAAGCGACAGCGCCAGGCTCAGGAATTGAAGCTCGCCGACGTGGCGCGCATCGCCGGTATCAGCCAGGGCATGCTGAGCAAGATCGAGAACGCGCAGGTCTCGACCAGCCTCGACAACCTCAGCCGCCTGTGCGACGTGCTGGGCATGCCCATGTCCAAACTGTTCAGCCAGTATGACCAGCAAGGCAGCAGCGCCCTGCTGGTGAAGGCCGATGAAGGACTCGAAGTGGTGAGGCGCGGCACCGAGAAAGGCCACACCTATCACCTGCTCAACCATACCCGTGGGCCGAAGAAGAGTTTCGAGGCGTACATGGTGACGATGGACGATGCCAGCGAAGAGTTTCCGACCTTCTCACACCCAGGCACGGAGTTTTTGCACCTGCTGGAAGGCGAACTGATCTACCGCCACGGTAACCAGTTATATCCGATGCAGGCCGGTGACAGCCTGACCTTCGACGGCGACATCCCCCATGGCCCCGAGCAACTGGTGCAGGTGCCGATCAAGCTGCTGTCGATCATGAATTACGGGGCGCACGGAGATTGA